The Nicotiana tabacum cultivar K326 chromosome 5, ASM71507v2, whole genome shotgun sequence sequence GTACTCTAAGCCTGTAAACTCTACCTTTCGATACACCACCTGCCGCATATATCCATGATGGTTGGATTAGGGTATCATCCTCAGAAGCAGGCTGCGTCTGACGACATTCTTCCAAGCTTCTATGAAATCCATcttgaaacaaaaataataagatTATATAAATAAATTACTATCAAAGCAAAATAGGAAGTCTTAAAGTTATGATTTTACATTTGTTTACTCTGCACGTGGCTCGACCCATCCTTCTCTTGAATCATCCTTCTTTTTCAGTATGAGACACTGACCCCCCTTTTAATTTTTCCTACAAAATTAATAGGATATAGAATTTAGATAAAAGTTCAATTCTGtttaaataaaatcaaagaaaataaaggtgAAAATTACCAATCTCCATCGATGTACAACAAAGTTTATAGATCCCCTGGTGTGCAACGAGCCATTTTTTTCAGATACTCGGGCTGCCTTTGCTCGTTCACTCTTCATAAATTCAGCACCATCCTAATTTCTAAAAATTTTAGCAACACATCTTCTCTTGTCCAATCAGACTTCTTTTCTCGAGCTTCATAGAATGAATCTGAAATCCTTTTTTTGCTTTCTTCTCATAAACGTCTTTTATTTCATTGTCATAACATTGCTGCCCCACACACTGCCTCtgcaaattaaattaaataaagtaGAGTGAAATTGAGTACttgataaataatttaaaaataaagtttATATGTAACCGAAACTGATTCCACATTGCATCTCTGGTATAATATGGAATTTCTTTTCATCTACCCCAATCATCATTGTAAAGTGGCTTAAGAGACTCTATAACCATGTGCTTGGGGTAGATGGAAAGAAATTTTATATCATATCAGAGATGCAATGTGGAATCAGTTTAGGGTACATGTAAActgtatttttaatttatttatcaaatacccaatttcaatctactttatttaattattttgcaTACGAAGTGTGTGACAACAATGTTATGACAATGAAATAAAAGATGTTTTCGAGAAGAAagcaaaaaatagaatttcagatTTATTGTATAAAGCTCGAGAAAAGAAGAAGCCTGATTAGATAAAAGAAGCTATGTGGctaaattttttagaaatatgggATGGtgttgaatttaagaagaagagTGAACGAGCAAAGGCAGCCCGAGCCTCTCAAAAGGGTGGCTCGTTGCACACTGGGGGATCTGCACATCGATGAAGATTGGTAAATTTCAcctttattttatttggttttATTTAAACACAACTAAACTTTGCCGGATGCTTCTACTGCACAAAACCAGGAAGAAATGGAAGCGATACGAAAGCAGATTGAATTGATGTCGAAACGGATTGAAATAGCCGAAGCTTACTTTGCCAAAGTGGATAAATTCATGAAAAAGCACATGCCCCAATCTTGTGATGATGAAGAGACAAAATCTGATGAAAAGTAGTGTGTTATGGTTGTTTGTTATTCCTAGATGTTTAGACTTTATGGTAGGTTTGGACGTTGTGGTATGTTTAAACTTTATTATATTCGTGTCGATATCTATTAGCTACTTAGACTTGATTTGAATGGTTTTGAGTATTTAGACTTTGATTAATGCTTTAGTTTGATATTATTTAATGAGGTTTGAGTGTTTGTTTGTTGAATGTTTTAGTAATTTGAATTTTCTTCGGTTTGATTGGTTGGAAATGATTTGTTGGATTATTGTATTGGTTATTTGGCAGGTGGTATAGTTAATAAATTGGCAGAATTTTACCTAAAAAATACCCAATTTTTCGGCTATTGTAATCGGAAAAATAGTACATTCTACCGAGAAATAATGATTTTCCCGACTACAATGGTCAAAAAGTTGTTTATTGAAACTTTCCAGCATATTACAAATTCAGACTAATGTAgtcagaaaaataaataaaattattttcacaccTCTGTTTCGACTGCGACAGTcgaaatatttaataaataaatttttttatatataacattcAGACTACGGTggtcaaaaataatttaaaataaatgattATTTAATTAATGTTCTGACTACTTCAGTCGGAAAATACCTACCTTCTCGGATCTTTGGCAAAATAAATTTTCCGGCTACTTAAAAACAATCAAAATAGATACTTTCTGACTATTTTggtagtaaaaaaaaaaagctatTTTCTAGTAGTGAGAGTCCAAGCACTGCCACAAGCTGTCATTATGGGAAGTACTTGAGCGAAAATGAAAAAAGACAGTAGTTACTATATGAGATAGGATACAGCCTCTAACTCATCCCAAAAACAAAGAATTATAATTCTCATAAAGTTCCTATCTTCCCAGATTACAACAAGAAGAGAGGTAAGACATGTTAGGCCCCTTTCTGAATTCATTACCGTGGTATTTCCTTACTCTTTTTGTTTGTGTTGCCCCTAAAACTCCATTCCTCCTCTTACTTCGCCAACAGAAATGATACACAGAAAACTGCTCTTTCGCTAAATCTTTCTGATgttgtttactttttttttcttctttttgttaaaGTAAAGGAGTATATTGTTTTATCCTACTATTATACCTTGCACTAGTCTTCTGTACTAGGCCTGACTGTGTTTAGTGATACCGCTTCATTCACTGGACACATCCATTGATTCATTTATACTTTTGTTTACCAGATCAGGAAAACTGAAAAGACTTAGTATTGCTTGTTGCTATGGTATGTTATGTGACGGGTCGGTTGAAGCAGTTCAAAAGCTCCCATTGTTAGAGGAGCTTAGTCTGACGCACACTGATATCACCACAGAGGGAATTGAAGCTCTTGGACGCTCTTGCCCACGGTTGACGTCCTTTAAATTGAATAACTCATGTTATATGGGATCAGGTGATGACTTTGGTGAAGGAGATTTTAGAAACGAAGAGGCTCTAGCTATTGCTAAGAACTTGCCTGCCTTACAGAACCTTCAGCTCATTgggaatactatgacaaatgaagGCCTCCTAGCTATTCTTGATGGCTGTCCTCATCCTGTATCACTTGACCTGCGGCTGTGCAAAAATGTTAGCCTCAATGAAGTCTTGAGTAGTAGAATTTCTGGACAAATTAAAGATGTGAAGCACCCTGGTGACTCTCTGAAAggttttgaattttcatttgatactTGTGGGGATGAAGATGAGATGTCGGATGACATGTCAGATTAttaatttgatttttgaaaaGATCTACTGACTACTAGAAGTCGTGTTTCTAGCATTAGCCCCATTTTTGAAGTTGCGGGCTTTTTTTGGTCATTGGATTATGAACACCAGTACTTCTTTCACATATTCGGAAGAGGAAACCAAGTTCTTAACCTGGTGG is a genomic window containing:
- the LOC107772865 gene encoding LOW QUALITY PROTEIN: F-box protein SKIP19-like (The sequence of the model RefSeq protein was modified relative to this genomic sequence to represent the inferred CDS: substituted 2 bases at 2 genomic stop codons), producing MVKKPPWLEPSDMDYDLGEMXXHAVDRSQGELADINLEYFATDKLLSYVAERSGKLKRLSIACCYGMLCDGSVEAVQKLPLLEELSLTHTDITTEGIEALGRSCPRLTSFKLNNSCYMGSGDDFGEGDFRNEEALAIAKNLPALQNLQLIGNTMTNEGLLAILDGCPHPVSLDLRLCKNVSLNEVLSSRISGQIKDVKHPGDSLKGFEFSFDTCGDEDEMSDDMSDY